The genomic window CGGACGGGCCGGAGCCCATCAGCGGCTCGTTGGCCGTCTCCTTGGTGAACCAGACGGCGACGAGGCCGATCACCGCGGCGGCCATCAGGTAGAACGCGGGGATGTCGTGGGCCCAGCCGAAGCCGCGGCCCTCTGCCCAGACGACCAGCGCCTCCGTGGCGAGGGGCGTGGTGCCGCCGAACAGCGAGACGGACACGTTGAACGCGATCGCGAGGGCGCCGTAGCGGATGATCGTCGGGAACAGCGCGGGCAGCGTCGAGGGCATCGTCGAGGTGAACGTGACGAGCACGAGTCCGAGCACGAGCAGGCCCGCGAACGACAGCACGCCGTTGTCGCTCTGCACCATGCGGAGCGCCGGGAACGACAGCACCAGGAACCCGATGCAGCCGGCGAACAGCACGGGCCGTCGACCGAAGCGGTCGCTGAGCCGCCCGCCGAACGTGATGACGAGCATCATCAGCACCATCACGACGATGATGAAGAGCAGGCCGCTGGTGGCGTCGCGGCCGAGGGTGTTGGTCAGGTACGTCGGCATGTACGACAGCAGCATGTAGTCGGTCACGTTGAAGACCAGCACCAGGCCGACGCAGACGATCAGCGCACGCCAGTTCTCGCGGAACAGCTTGAGGAACGGCACCTTCTGGTGCTCGCGCTCGGACGCCTCGGCCTGCTGCTTCTGGAACGCGGGGGTCTCCTCGAGCTTGAGGCGCAGGTAGAGGCCGATCAGGCCGAGCGGCCCGGCGACGATGAACGGGATGCGCCAGCCCCAGCCGAGCAGCGCCTCCTCGCTCAGGCCGAGCTGCAGGGCGGTCACGAGGGAGGCGCCGAGCACGTAGCCGCCGAGGGTCCCGAACTCGAGCCACGAGCCCATGAAGCCGCGGCGCTTGTCGGGCGAGTACTCGGCGATGAAGGTCGCGGCGCCGCCGTACTCGCCGCCGGTCGAGAAGCCCTGCAGGAGGCGCGCCAGCAGCAACAGGATCGGCGCCCAGATGCCGATGGTCGCGTACGACGGGATGAGGCCGATGGCCAGCGTTCCCGCGGCCATCAGGATCATCGTCATGGCCAGCACCTTCTGCCGGCCGATGCGGTCGCCGAGCGGGCCGAAGAACGCGCCGCCGATCGGGCGGACGACGAAGGCCGCGGTGAACGTGCCGAACGTGAAGAGGATGTTCAGGGCGTCGTTCCCTGGCGGGAAGAAGACCTGCGCGATGGTCGTGGTGATGTAGGCGTAGACGCCGAAGTCGAACCACTCCATGGCGTTGCCGAGCG from Frigoribacterium sp. PvP032 includes these protein-coding regions:
- the proP gene encoding glycine betaine/L-proline transporter ProP; protein product: MSARKNSPKATRRELTTDDVTVVEESMLKRAVSAAALGNAMEWFDFGVYAYITTTIAQVFFPPGNDALNILFTFGTFTAAFVVRPIGGAFFGPLGDRIGRQKVLAMTMILMAAGTLAIGLIPSYATIGIWAPILLLLARLLQGFSTGGEYGGAATFIAEYSPDKRRGFMGSWLEFGTLGGYVLGASLVTALQLGLSEEALLGWGWRIPFIVAGPLGLIGLYLRLKLEETPAFQKQQAEASEREHQKVPFLKLFRENWRALIVCVGLVLVFNVTDYMLLSYMPTYLTNTLGRDATSGLLFIIVVMVLMMLVITFGGRLSDRFGRRPVLFAGCIGFLVLSFPALRMVQSDNGVLSFAGLLVLGLVLVTFTSTMPSTLPALFPTIIRYGALAIAFNVSVSLFGGTTPLATEALVVWAEGRGFGWAHDIPAFYLMAAAVIGLVAVWFTKETANEPLMGSGPSVATDAEAQELIAAYSDESSEVSKSEWALAFAESGPIQVVRPPADDETTAEASARA